The genomic region TACCACCAAGGGCAATAGAGGGGTTGTGGATACCGGCGGTAATCGCCTCAATGTCATATCCAGCCCGCCCCATGGTGTCCAGCATGTTTTCGATGCCTTCCATCACCACAAGTTGCGCAAACGCCGTATTCGTAGACTTAATCAACGCTTGACGCATGGTGGGGTTGCCATGGTTGGCGCCACCGTAGTTTTTCACGCCACGGTACTGCCATGAGTCACCTGTCCTGAACTTAGCACCTGAAGTACCTTCAAGTGTCATATCGGGGCTGTATCCCATTTCAAGTGCCGTTGCCATCACCCACGGCTTCAGTGATGAACCAGGTTGACGACGGCCCTGTATTGCTAAGTTGAATTTGCGTGCCTCATCAGAGACATCGTTGTAATCCTGATTGCCGTATGCGGCCCGAATCTGGCCAGTTCGTGGATCAATGGCTGTCAACACGGCTGTGGGCGTCTTATTCTTGAAGAAGGCTTTAACCGTCTCTTCCGCCATACGCTGCATCGCCGGGTCAAAACTGGTGTAGATATTTAGACCACCGTTGAAAAGTGTCCGCACACGGTCAGCACGGGTTGTCCCAAACTGGGGCATATTAAAGAACTCTTGCTTAACCGCATCAGAGATATACGGGAAGTTCGGTTCTTTCACCATTCGAGCCTGAACATCAATCGGCTGGGCGATGGCTTGATCATGTTCTTCTTGGGTCAGTTGATTGACCGCCAACAACTGATGCAAGATTTCATCGCGTCGGCGTTTGGCTACCTCAGGCGATTTACGTGCATCTTTCCCTGGGGAACGAATCTGGCCGGCCAAAGTAGCAGCTTGATCGACGCGAAGTTGGTTGGCCTTAACGCCGTAATACTCCAAGGCTGCCGCTTCAATTCCATACGCACCACCGCCAAAATAGACCTGGTTCAAATAGCGTTCCAGGATCTGTTCTTTGGTTAAGTCACGTTCGAGGGCAACGGCAAACGCCACTTCGGCAAGTTTGCGTTGGAAGGTGGCTTCAGTACCGACCTCACTCTTGGCCAACTGCTGGGTGATAGTTGAACCACCCTGAGAAACGCCACCTCTGCGGAGATTACCAACTGCGGCACGGCCAATACCTTCAACGTCATAGCCTGGATGGCTCCAAAACTTTCGGTCCTCAGCTGCAAGGATTGCATTTTGAACTACGGGTGGGATCTCAGCTAAGGGCACGACGATACGGTTTTCTTCATCGTGGAGCTCTGAAACCAGTTGACCATCAGCGGCAAACACCGACGACGACTGACTCAAGGTTGCAAGTTTGGCGTCATCAGGTGCTTGGACACCAAACCCAACGCTGTCGAAGAGGGCACGTCCAGACGCCGGAAGCAATAACGTTGCAATCCATCCGAGGACAAGTAACCCAACAACAGTGCCAGCAGCCAAAGCTAAGAAACCTTGGGTGACCTTACCGAATCTGAAGGGGAGCGCGGGGTGTGTTGTTTTTGAATCCATATAATCATCCATCACATGGCCGATTTGGCGCGTGTGTGTCTCCCCATAATCGCACACTGGTCACCATTGAGCCACGTAAGCGGGGTGACCCTTGGTTATCAATTCGGTAAATGATTGAAAAAACGCTCAAGCACCAAGGGTTATAGGTCGACGCTTTGGGAACGAAGGAGAATCCCAATGACAATCACGACCACGTGTACCCGTTGTGGCCGAATCCAGCTTCAACCCGACAGTATTGATTTACGTATTGATACGACTGACCCTGATGCCGCTATCTATGGATTCAGTTGTCCTCGTTGTGACACAACGGTGGTACGCCGTGCCGGGGCGCGTGTAGTGCGCCTGCTCGTGGCCAGCGGTGTACCAGCCCGGTCCTATGCGTCACGCTCACCTGCATGTAGCGACCCCGTTATCGTCATCCGAGATCCTGCCCCTTTTACAACCGATGATTTGCTTGATTTTCACGTTCAACTTAAAGATGATGCGTGGATAGAGAGGTTATTGCAAGCATAAACAAGTATTCTTGAATTCTGGCAGAAGGGATTGTCATGGGATTTCAAGAACTCCTTGTTGTACTCGCTATCGGACTCTTGCTCTTTGGGAGTAAACGGCTTCCTGACCTCGCTCATAGCCTCGGTCAAAGCGTTCAGCTCTTTAGGCAAGCATTAGAGGAACCGCCTCTGACGTCAAGGGAGCGATCACGCGATCACGGCCCGTCACATCGATGAGTCCGTTTGGGCACCACCTTGATGAGTTGCGGTGGCGAGCAGGATTGGTTGGCTTGGTGCTTGTGGTGCTGATGGGATTGGGATTACTCATCAGTGATTCCTGGCTGGACGTACTTACTCGTCCGTTGTGTTCAGTAGCCCAAGGTAAGGGCGACCAATCACCGTTCGTTCTTGAGCGATGCCAACTATTGGGTACAAGCGTATTCAGTGGCCTTTATTTTCAGGTCGTTGGGGCTGGCCTCTTTGCCGGGATGTTTGGTGTACCACTCAGCATTTGGCAAGGCATATTATTTTGCAAGCCAATGGTCACGTCGCACCAGTACCGTCGTTGTTGCCGGTATGGGGTTGTTGCCGTCCTGGTGTGGGGGATAACACTCAGCTTGAGTTGGTGGCTTATCGGCCCGATATTAAGCGTTGTTGGTTCATTCGGATCCCCCTGGGTCTTCGTTATGGTCAGCCCCTCGGCCTATGTCGCGTTTCTTCTTTCTTTGAGCATAAGTCTGTTTTCTCTTGCCAGTCTTCCTGGGTGCGTTGCCGTACTGCTTGACCTTGGGATGATCACCGGCGACCAGATCCTGAACTATCGAAAACAGCGCGTGCTTGGCGTATTGGTCATAAGCGCAGTGATAACCCCAACCCAAGATCCGATCACGATGGTGGTCCTTGCCGTTCCAATCATTGCGGTGATCGAACTGCTGGGTTGGTGGGCACAACATCGCGGTCACCTTGACTAATCCCACAACACGAGTCCCCTAAGCTGGGTATATGGATTCGGTGACCGCCTTTGCCCAACAATTTGATTTTCCCTTAGATCGGTTTCAGTTAGAAGCAATGGAGGCGCTCGCACAAGGCCGCTCAGCATTGGTAGCGGCACCGACGGGTGCAGGCAAAACAATCGTTGGCGAGTTTTGTTTATATGAAGCACTTCAGAAGGGTGGGCGGGCGTTTTACACCACCCCGATCAAGGCCTTGAGCAACCAGAAATATCGAGATCTCTGTGCGCAATATGGTGATGAGCGAGTTGGGTTGCTGACCGGTGATAACGCTATTAACGGAGACGCACCGCTTGTCGTAATGACGACGGAAGTTCTCCGCAACATGATTTATGAACAAGCACCTGGGCTTGAAGGATTGATGTATGTCGTACTCGATGAGGTGCACTATTTGGGCGATCAAGGCCGGGGGATGGTTTGGGAAGAAGTCATTATTTCCCTGAGCCATTCGGTCACAATCGCATCGCTGAGTGCGACGGTCAGTAACGCAGAAGAGTTCGGTGCCTGGCTCGCCAGCGTGCGCAATGGATGTGAAGTGGTGATTAGTGAAGTACGTCCAGTACCGCTTGACCATACGTATGCCATTGGCCACAAGTTCTACCCCATGTTCAAACAGGTGAAGGGTAAACGAAGCAAAGGGCGCACCCCAAAACAAGGGAGTTCACGCGTTCCCAATCCAGACGTCGTCATGTTGGAACGACGCTCCCAACATGTCCGGATTGGGCGGAGCGGGCGACGTATTCGGGTTGGCGAAAAAGTAAAGGCACCATGGCGTTCGGATCTTGTTGAGATGCTGGCTCAAAAACAATGGTTGCCTGCGATTGTGTTTATTTTTTCACGGGCGGCATGTGATGACGCGGTGGATCAGGTGCTTGGGAGTGGCATCGTATTAACGAGTGCGAATGAACAAGAGCAGATACGCAAGATTATCGACCGAGAAACCGCTGACGTCGATCCTGCAGATTTAGCCACACTGGATTTTGGGTGGTGGGCCCAAGCATGTGAACGCGGGGTAGCCGCCCACCATGCTGGCATGGTTCCGATTTTCAAAGAGACAACAGAAAAACTGTTCGCCGAGGGATTGGTCAAGCTTGTATATGCAACCGAAACCTTGGCATTGGGTATTAATATGCCTGCACGGACCGTTGTGATTGAACGGTTAGAAAAATGGAATGGGCAGCGACACGACTTGCTAACACCAGGCCAGTTCACTCAATTGACTGGTCGTGCAGGTCGGCGTGGGAAAGACACGATTGGCCATGCAGTGGTCAATTATCAGCGGGATTTAGAGTTTGAAGTGGTTGCCAGTCTGGTGGGACGGCGTACCGAGCGACTCCGTAGCCAGTTCACGCCCACGGCCAATATGGCAGTCAACTTGCTGCGGAGATATGACCTTGCTACCTGTGATGAGATTTTGTCTACATCATTTGCTCAGTGGCAAGCTGATACAAATATCGCAGGGAATACTGAGGAACTTGAACGGTTCCGTAAAGCGCTCACTGGCTATAAACAGCACCTAGTAAGTGATTACGGCGATTTTGAAGAGTATTGGGCACTGCGGCGCGAATTGAGTCGTACTCAGAAAACAGGGGCCAAAGCGAGAAAAGCTGCAAAGGTTTATGCCATCACCCAGGCACTTGCCCAACTCACACCCGGTGATGTCATCCGCATTGGTGGCGGCCGACGAGGAACAAATCAGCTTGCTGCCGTTGTAGACACGAATGGGCCACACGCCCGAACCCCACTTGTGGTTACCATTACGGAACATCGCCGTGTAGAAAAAATTGGACCACGCGATATTGACTATCCCCCTGCGGTGATTGGACGTATCGACTTACCAGATACAGGTAGTCACCGTAAACCTGTTTATCGCAAAGAAGTCCAAATAGCACTGACTAAAACACCTGTATCTGAGCACTATCGGATACCCATCGAAGTGGGCCCAGAAGTACACGCCCAACCTGCTGAAATTGAGCGGCTAAAAGCGGCCATTGCAGATCATCCCGTACACGATGACCCAACCTTAAGTGAACTGGAGGTCTGGGCCTATCGCCATGATGAGGTGTTAACCAAGATCGAAGCGATGGAAGGCGGGAATCGACGCCGGACACGGTCACTCAGTGACCGATTTATCGCCGTTGTTGCCATGTTGCGTGACCTTGGCTACCTCGATGCACAACCTAAACCGACGGAGGAAGGGTTGATGTTGGCACGTATTCACGGTGAAACGGATGTCGTGCTTTGTGAAGCGATCCGTGCCGGTATTCCTGATCACATGAACGCAGTTGAACTCGCGGCATGGGTCAGCATCTTTACGTATGAAAGTCGACGGAGCGAGGATGATCACCGAACGGTACGGGCTTCTGGACGGCTTGGCATAGCGTGGGACCAGACACAAGAAGTATATAACCGAGTGGTTGCGGTTGAATCGTCTCATCGGTTGCCTGCAACCCGACCATTAAATCCAGAGTTGATGGATGCAATGGCGCGTTGGGCAAGTGGTGATCGTCTCGAAGATGCACTCGTGGCTATGGACATGAGTGCCGGAGACTTTGTGCGCGCAACCAAGATGTGTGCCGATACACTGCGACAAATCAGAACGGCTACCACGGGTAACCTTTCACGCACAGCCCGTGAAGCTGCGGATCTCATTGTCCGGGGGGTCGTAGATTGGTAAGGAATCGGCTAGCCTTCGCTACGCACAAGTAACCGGGAATCTGGTGAGAGTCCAGAGCTGTCCTCGCAACGGTAACAGCCCCGACACCGGTCTTGGCATCCCTCAACGTGGCTCGCGATGGACGAGCAGGAAGGCCACATTTTCATGATATTGCTGGCGAGTACCGCCGATACCGATCTTCTCGCTGCGATTGCGGCAAGCAAGCAGGCAGATAAGGACGTACCCCCCGTCACCACGATCAGTATTGGTGCTGATCCCACGACCCACACGGTTCCTGACCTTGATGGTATCCAAGTGGTCATGGTTCGACTGTTAGGCGGTCGTCGTGCCTGGGCACCCTTTGATGCTGTACGTCAATCTTGTGTTGAACGGGGTATTCCGTTTATCGCGATGAGTGGCGAAGTTGCACCAGATGCCGAACTGACAGGCCTTTCTACGGTCCCTAGTGCGGTTGTAGCCCAGTGCTTTGACTATTTGGTCAAAGGTGGGGTTCGTAATGCTGGTAACTTATTGGCCTTTCTGACGGACACTTTGTTAATGGGTGGAGTCGGATTCGAAGACCCTGTTGACGAGCCAATGACCGGGGTATACGGAGAGGCGGATGCTGATCCATCCAAACCCACCGTGGGTATTGTGTTTTATCGCTCACACTTTTTGTCCAATAACACGGCATTCGTAGATGCACTGATTGATGGGATACATGCCCACGGCTGCAATGCGGTTGCGGTGTATACCTACAGTTTGCGGCCCGACCCTGAAACCGGACGCAGTGACGCCCTGGATCTCTTGGCATCACATCAAATCGATGCCCTTTTGGTCGGTATGTTCGCCATGGGCGGCACGATTGAATCTGAAGAGGGCGCTTGGACTGCCCAAGCATTACTCGACCTTGGCGTACCCGTTATTCAAGCAATCGCTGCAACGTCATCTGCTGCTGAGTTCAATGAAACCGACCGTGGTTTAAGTCCGATGGATACGGCCATGTATATCGCCCTGCCAGAGTTTGACGGGCGTATTATCGGTGTGCCAACCTCCTTTAAAGAACAAACCGATGCGGGTGCGGTGTACGTGCCAGATGCCGAACGTTCATTGCGAGTGGCAGGTATTGCGGCACGCCACGCAAAACTGCGACACATTCCCGTTGAGGACCGCAAGCTGTGTCTAGTGCTTTCGAACTACCCGTCGAAGCACTCACGAATCGGAAATGCCGTTGGGCTAGATACGCCCCAGTCAGCGGTCGCTATTTTAAATACGCTGACCGAACAAGGCTGGAATACCGGACACTGGAAAGATGAACCACTAACGGGTGACCAACTCATTCATCAGCTCATTGAAGCTGGTGGCTTTGACACTGAGTTTTTGACCGAAGCACAACTTGCTGGTCAACCACACCGTATTGATGCGCAGACCTATCAGTCTTGGTTTGACGCACTTCCGGCAGGGTTTACCGAGCCCGTCGTTGAGTCTTGGGGACCGCCCCCAGGTGAAGTTTTGGTTCATGACGGCGACCTCGTATTCGCCACACGTACCTTTGGTAATGTGACCCTGGCGGTACAACCACCTCGTGGTTTTGGGGAAAACCCTGTCGCCATTTATCACGACCCAGACTTGCCACCATCCCATCAATACCTGGCTTTTTACCGTTGGGTTGACAACGTCCTAGGTGCCGACGCCATTTTGCACCTTGGTAAACACGGCACGTTGGAATGGATGCCCGGTAAGGGTGCTGGTTTAAGTGCAAGCTGTGGTCCTGACGCCATTCTGGGTGACCTGCCCTTTGTGTATCCCTTCGTGGTGAATGACCCTGGTGAAGGCACCCAGGCCAAACGCCGTGCTCACGCGACGATTGTGGACCATATGGTGCCACCGATGACACGCGCGGAAACCTATGACGAGCTGACACAGCTTGAACAGTTGCTCGATGAGTACTACCACATCGACCAGATGGACCCAGCAAAGGTTCAAGCAGTTCAAGGTGAGATTTGGCAGTTATTACGGAGTGCAGAGCTCGTACGAGATCTCAAATTTGCCGAACACGGCGATGACATCCCTGAAGACCTTGATGATTTGATTGTCGATGTTGATGGGTACTTGTGCGAGATCAAAGATGCACAGATTCGTGGTGGGTTACACATCCTTGGGCATGAGGCCAGTGAGACCGAACGTATTGACCTCGTGCTGGCCATTTTGCGCCTTCCACAAGGTGGCCATCAGGGACTTCGCGCTACGGTAGGTGCCCATCTCGGTGTCGACGAGGCAGCCTTGTTACAGGATGCGGGTGCCAAACTGGCTCAGCCCATGGTGATACCCCCATCATTTGATGAGCTCGATCCGGCGCGCCTTGTTACGAATTCTGATGCCATCGACGCCCTCGAAGCCATCGCCCGTGAGATGATTGCACAGCTCGAATCAGGTGGGTATGACCCTGATCAGGCGGCCGAAATTGTGGCAAATGTGATGGGTGAACCTCATGATGACCTCGTGGCATTGTTGCGTTTTGCCTGTGAACAAGTAGTGCCACGGCTGGGTGGTGTTGGCCTTGAATTAGAACGTATCCATCAGGCATTAAGTGGTGCCTATATTCCAGCAGGACCATCGGGCTCACCAACACGTGGTCGCTTGGATGTGCTCCCAACGGGTAAGAACTTTTACTCGGTTGATCCCAAAGCCTTACCGAGTGAATTGAGTTGGCAGGTCGGACAACGGCTAGCCGACGATCTCATTAAGCGTCATATCAAAGAAGAAGGCGAACCACCAAAGAGTGTAGGTATCGTCGTTTGGGGAACAGCAGCAATGCGTACGCACGGCGACGATATTGCTGAGATTTTGGCCCTCTATGGGGTACGCCCAACCTGGCACCATGAAACCCGTCGTGTTACTGGCCTCGAACTCATCAGCCTTGAAGAACTCGGTCGTCCCCGTGTTGACGTGACGGTACGTATTAGCGGGTTCTTCCGCGATGCCTTCCCTCATCTGGTTGAATTGATCGACCAGGCGGCACGCATGGTTGCCAGTGCAGATGAACCCGAAGATCAAAACCCAATCCGTGCCCATGTCAACACCGATGTGGCAAACGGTGCTGATGCCCACTTGGCCGGTGCGCGGGTCTACGGGTCTAAACCAGGAGCTTACGGTGCAGGGCTGTTACCACTTATTGACGCCCATAACTGGACAGATGATGCCGACCTTGCTGCGGTCTACACCACTTGGGGAGGGTATGCCTACGGTGGCGGTCTCGAGGGGGTAGAAGCACCTGAAGCCATGAATGCCAGTTTTGCCCGCATCCAAATTGCGGTGAAGAATACCGATACTCGTGAACACGACTTGCTCGATAGCGATGACTACTTCCAGTACCACGGTGGCATGGTTGCAACGGTCAGAAATCTGACTGACCGGAGTCCGAAGGCTTATATCGGTGACTCCTCAGATCCTAGCCGCGTGAAAACGCGAGACCTTGCTGAAGAGACCGCGCGTGTATTCCGTGCTCGTGTCGCAAATCCGAAATGGATTGAAGCGATGAAACATCATGGTTATAAAGGCGCATTTGAGATGAGTGCCACGGTTGACTATATGTTCGGATATGACGCAACAACTGGCGTTGTTGAAGACTGGATGTATGAGACCTTAACGAATAAGTACGTCTTGGACCCCGATACAAGGGCGTTCATGGAAGAGTCCAATCCATGGGCACTTCGAGCTATTGCCGAACGTCTCCTTGAAGCTGCCGATCGCGGCCTGTGGGAAGAACCAAAGGAAGAAACCTTAGACGCCTTACGTGAAGCCTATTTGGCAAGCGAAGGTGATTTGGAAGCAGACGAATGAGTGATCACTATCCAACCATCGTGATTGGTGGTACAACCAGTGGCGTGGGCAAAACCAGCGTCGCCACTGGATTGATGGCTGCGCTGACTACAGCTGGATATATCGTGCAAGGCCATAAAGTTGGTCCTGACTACATTGATCCGTCTTGGCACGAGCTCGCTACTGGTCGACCTCGGCGCAATCTTGACGTCATGATGGCTGGGGAGGATCAGATTGCCCCTCTTGTCAAACAGGCGATGGTTGGAGCAGATATCAGTGTCATTGAAGGGGTGATGGGGCTTTTTGATGGTGCCGGACCTCAAGATGATTACGCGTCCACCGCCCACATAGCCCGTCTCCTCAACGCACCTATTATTTTGGTTGTAGACGCCGCAAATGTCAGCCGCTCCGTCGCGGCAACGGTATACGGGTTCACGCATTTTATGGGATCACCCGGTGCACCGTTGGCGCGCATTGCGGGGGTGATAGCCAACCGAATCGGAAGCTCAAAACATGCTGATCTCATCACACAAGCAGTTGAGAGCATCGGGGTACCGATGTTGGGTTGCCTGCCCCGGGTTCCTGAATTAGCCACTCCGAGTCGCCATCTTGGGTTGATACCTGTTGCAGAACGAACAGCACAAGCCCATGACACGGTCAGTGGGTTAGGCGCTTGGGTTGCGGCCAATACTGATATTCACCGGGTCATTGAGTGGGCAAACCGGGCTCAGTTGCCTGAAGGTCCAATGTGGTTCCCAGGTACAAGTCGTCTGAATGGCCACGAGCCAGTCACCATTGCCGTCGCCGAAGGTGAAGCGTTCAGTTTCCAATACACCGAAAATGTGCTTGCGCTAGAAGCCGCCGGGGCACGGTTAGTACCCTTTGATCCCACCGTCGACCGTCATCTTCCAGACCAGACCGAAGTCATTTGGATAGGTGGTGGTTTTCCAGAAATGCATGCGCTCAAGCTTGCTGAAAATCGGGCACTTATCGCTGATATTCAACGCTTTGCTGATCGGGGGGGCGCCATTGTTGCTGAATGTGCAGGGTTGCTCTATCTCAGCGAAGTTCTTGACGGCCACAAGATGAGTGGTTTGTTACCCATAGAAGCGGCGATGAGCTCATCCTTAACCTTGGGCTATCGTCGTGCTAAAGCAGAAACTGACAGTGTGTTATTTCAGGCTGGCGATCAGATCATCGGCCATGAGTTTCACCGCACACAATTAACTCGTTTACCACAAGGGCCTCATGCCTGGACCTTAACGGATCCCTATTCCGGAGTGGTCACCCAAGAAGGGGTGGTAAGCCACGGGGGCAATATCCATGCGGCCTATCTACATACGCAGTGGATCGACCCCAGCCCAGCTCAACGGTTGGTGCAATGTGCTCTGGATAAGCGAGCACAAACCTGAAAGGATTCATCATGAGTAAGCTTATTGGCCTCGGCGTTGGTCCAGGCGACCCTGACTATGTAACAGTGAAAGGGGTCAAAGCGATCAAGGTAGCTGATGTTATTTTTGTTCCTGTCGGCAATACCGGAGACCCTGGGTATGCCGAAGAGATTGTCCGCCACTACGCGCCTCGAGATAATATTGTTCGGTTACCCTTTGAGTTGGGGAACTGGGCAGATGACTATGAAGAACGACGTTTGGCATGGGATGAAGCAGCCAAACCGGTTATTGAAGCGTTAAATGAGGGCAAACAGTGCCTATTTGCCACCATTGGCGATCCCAATGTCTATGCAACATTTACCTATTTGGCCCGTGCGGTATCTCGCGCACGGCCAGAAACAGAGATAGAGACCATTCCTGGCATCATGGCGATGCAAGCAGTTGCGAGTGCTTCTGGAACGGTGATCTGTGAAGACCGTCAAACAGTGGCTTTGATGCCATTGACATTGGGTATGCCTGCCTATGTTGATGCGCTTGAAACCCATGACACGGTTGTGGCGTATAAGGGGGGGCGAAAGATCAGTGAAATTCGTGATGCGGTTGCCAACGCGGGTCGGCTAAACGACGTTGTATTTGGCGCCAAACTAGGGCATCCAGATCAAGTGGTAACCCGTAATCTTCCCGATGAAGCACCGTACCTGTCAACTGTGATTGTCAGTCGTGGTCGCCTCCATCTCGATGGCCATGAGGCCTCATAAGGAGCATTATTTTGAGTGGACATGTTATTTTTATCGGGGCTGGCCCAGGCGCTGCCGACCTCATTACCATCCGTGGAGCTCGTGCCATAGCCAAAGCTGACGTTGTGATTTGGGCATCAAGTTTGGTTGCACCAGACATGATTAGTGAGCAC from Stomatohabitans albus harbors:
- a CDS encoding DEAD/DEAH box helicase yields the protein MDSVTAFAQQFDFPLDRFQLEAMEALAQGRSALVAAPTGAGKTIVGEFCLYEALQKGGRAFYTTPIKALSNQKYRDLCAQYGDERVGLLTGDNAINGDAPLVVMTTEVLRNMIYEQAPGLEGLMYVVLDEVHYLGDQGRGMVWEEVIISLSHSVTIASLSATVSNAEEFGAWLASVRNGCEVVISEVRPVPLDHTYAIGHKFYPMFKQVKGKRSKGRTPKQGSSRVPNPDVVMLERRSQHVRIGRSGRRIRVGEKVKAPWRSDLVEMLAQKQWLPAIVFIFSRAACDDAVDQVLGSGIVLTSANEQEQIRKIIDRETADVDPADLATLDFGWWAQACERGVAAHHAGMVPIFKETTEKLFAEGLVKLVYATETLALGINMPARTVVIERLEKWNGQRHDLLTPGQFTQLTGRAGRRGKDTIGHAVVNYQRDLEFEVVASLVGRRTERLRSQFTPTANMAVNLLRRYDLATCDEILSTSFAQWQADTNIAGNTEELERFRKALTGYKQHLVSDYGDFEEYWALRRELSRTQKTGAKARKAAKVYAITQALAQLTPGDVIRIGGGRRGTNQLAAVVDTNGPHARTPLVVTITEHRRVEKIGPRDIDYPPAVIGRIDLPDTGSHRKPVYRKEVQIALTKTPVSEHYRIPIEVGPEVHAQPAEIERLKAAIADHPVHDDPTLSELEVWAYRHDEVLTKIEAMEGGNRRRTRSLSDRFIAVVAMLRDLGYLDAQPKPTEEGLMLARIHGETDVVLCEAIRAGIPDHMNAVELAAWVSIFTYESRRSEDDHRTVRASGRLGIAWDQTQEVYNRVVAVESSHRLPATRPLNPELMDAMARWASGDRLEDALVAMDMSAGDFVRATKMCADTLRQIRTATTGNLSRTAREAADLIVRGVVDW
- a CDS encoding penicillin-binding protein; translation: MDSKTTHPALPFRFGKVTQGFLALAAGTVVGLLVLGWIATLLLPASGRALFDSVGFGVQAPDDAKLATLSQSSSVFAADGQLVSELHDEENRIVVPLAEIPPVVQNAILAAEDRKFWSHPGYDVEGIGRAAVGNLRRGGVSQGGSTITQQLAKSEVGTEATFQRKLAEVAFAVALERDLTKEQILERYLNQVYFGGGAYGIEAAALEYYGVKANQLRVDQAATLAGQIRSPGKDARKSPEVAKRRRDEILHQLLAVNQLTQEEHDQAIAQPIDVQARMVKEPNFPYISDAVKQEFFNMPQFGTTRADRVRTLFNGGLNIYTSFDPAMQRMAEETVKAFFKNKTPTAVLTAIDPRTGQIRAAYGNQDYNDVSDEARKFNLAIQGRRQPGSSLKPWVMATALEMGYSPDMTLEGTSGAKFRTGDSWQYRGVKNYGGANHGNPTMRQALIKSTNTAFAQLVVMEGIENMLDTMGRAGYDIEAITAGIHNPSIALGGTEVGVTTLEMASGYGTFANAGGHIKPSLIDRIEDKQGNVLYTRDDTYTQVISPANASIMISTMRSVVNGGTGGRAAVSGWPVAGKTGTSQTNVDAWFAGVTPVLSTAVWVGHPEGRIPMYGVTGGAAPAAVFSSFMRKALANIPKADYPSTPHGKLREATSGQIEVPMVTGRDVDEAKQELEALGLKVTVNAIDSNEKADTVLLQSPRAGDVVDPGATVVLTISNGTKIKVVKPDVSSSASARPSASASASSSASAKPSEPSKTPTVAPQPTAPPQPSTPPQPTTKPSAKPSSPKPTTKPSAKPPAPAPQPSARPTATNRPNPQPSAPLPTAAPPEGPIDAAN
- a CDS encoding cobyrinate a,c-diamide synthase is translated as MSDHYPTIVIGGTTSGVGKTSVATGLMAALTTAGYIVQGHKVGPDYIDPSWHELATGRPRRNLDVMMAGEDQIAPLVKQAMVGADISVIEGVMGLFDGAGPQDDYASTAHIARLLNAPIILVVDAANVSRSVAATVYGFTHFMGSPGAPLARIAGVIANRIGSSKHADLITQAVESIGVPMLGCLPRVPELATPSRHLGLIPVAERTAQAHDTVSGLGAWVAANTDIHRVIEWANRAQLPEGPMWFPGTSRLNGHEPVTIAVAEGEAFSFQYTENVLALEAAGARLVPFDPTVDRHLPDQTEVIWIGGGFPEMHALKLAENRALIADIQRFADRGGAIVAECAGLLYLSEVLDGHKMSGLLPIEAAMSSSLTLGYRRAKAETDSVLFQAGDQIIGHEFHRTQLTRLPQGPHAWTLTDPYSGVVTQEGVVSHGGNIHAAYLHTQWIDPSPAQRLVQCALDKRAQT
- a CDS encoding twin-arginine translocase subunit TatC, translated to MSPFGHHLDELRWRAGLVGLVLVVLMGLGLLISDSWLDVLTRPLCSVAQGKGDQSPFVLERCQLLGTSVFSGLYFQVVGAGLFAGMFGVPLSIWQGILFCKPMVTSHQYRRCCRYGVVAVLVWGITLSLSWWLIGPILSVVGSFGSPWVFVMVSPSAYVAFLLSLSISLFSLASLPGCVAVLLDLGMITGDQILNYRKQRVLGVLVISAVITPTQDPITMVVLAVPIIAVIELLGWWAQHRGHLD
- the cobN gene encoding cobaltochelatase subunit CobN, which gives rise to MDEQEGHIFMILLASTADTDLLAAIAASKQADKDVPPVTTISIGADPTTHTVPDLDGIQVVMVRLLGGRRAWAPFDAVRQSCVERGIPFIAMSGEVAPDAELTGLSTVPSAVVAQCFDYLVKGGVRNAGNLLAFLTDTLLMGGVGFEDPVDEPMTGVYGEADADPSKPTVGIVFYRSHFLSNNTAFVDALIDGIHAHGCNAVAVYTYSLRPDPETGRSDALDLLASHQIDALLVGMFAMGGTIESEEGAWTAQALLDLGVPVIQAIAATSSAAEFNETDRGLSPMDTAMYIALPEFDGRIIGVPTSFKEQTDAGAVYVPDAERSLRVAGIAARHAKLRHIPVEDRKLCLVLSNYPSKHSRIGNAVGLDTPQSAVAILNTLTEQGWNTGHWKDEPLTGDQLIHQLIEAGGFDTEFLTEAQLAGQPHRIDAQTYQSWFDALPAGFTEPVVESWGPPPGEVLVHDGDLVFATRTFGNVTLAVQPPRGFGENPVAIYHDPDLPPSHQYLAFYRWVDNVLGADAILHLGKHGTLEWMPGKGAGLSASCGPDAILGDLPFVYPFVVNDPGEGTQAKRRAHATIVDHMVPPMTRAETYDELTQLEQLLDEYYHIDQMDPAKVQAVQGEIWQLLRSAELVRDLKFAEHGDDIPEDLDDLIVDVDGYLCEIKDAQIRGGLHILGHEASETERIDLVLAILRLPQGGHQGLRATVGAHLGVDEAALLQDAGAKLAQPMVIPPSFDELDPARLVTNSDAIDALEAIAREMIAQLESGGYDPDQAAEIVANVMGEPHDDLVALLRFACEQVVPRLGGVGLELERIHQALSGAYIPAGPSGSPTRGRLDVLPTGKNFYSVDPKALPSELSWQVGQRLADDLIKRHIKEEGEPPKSVGIVVWGTAAMRTHGDDIAEILALYGVRPTWHHETRRVTGLELISLEELGRPRVDVTVRISGFFRDAFPHLVELIDQAARMVASADEPEDQNPIRAHVNTDVANGADAHLAGARVYGSKPGAYGAGLLPLIDAHNWTDDADLAAVYTTWGGYAYGGGLEGVEAPEAMNASFARIQIAVKNTDTREHDLLDSDDYFQYHGGMVATVRNLTDRSPKAYIGDSSDPSRVKTRDLAEETARVFRARVANPKWIEAMKHHGYKGAFEMSATVDYMFGYDATTGVVEDWMYETLTNKYVLDPDTRAFMEESNPWALRAIAERLLEAADRGLWEEPKEETLDALREAYLASEGDLEADE
- a CDS encoding twin-arginine translocase TatA/TatE family subunit codes for the protein MGFQELLVVLAIGLLLFGSKRLPDLAHSLGQSVQLFRQALEEPPLTSRERSRDHGPSHR